From the genome of Candidatus Electrothrix communis, one region includes:
- a CDS encoding transposase has translation MAKVFRAKMLTAIVEQGLKLPKDCPEKWVVDCKSVGNGDKAIIYLGKYLYRGVIQEKDILKCENGMVTFRYLHAKTGKYRSREVTGEEFLSLLMLHVLPKGFRRARCYGFLHPCSKKLIRFLQLVLRVNPFTLFSAEQPKKAAIICPNCGAEMKIIRTRVRKPPPLRPAVCIA, from the coding sequence TTGGCAAAGGTTTTTCGGGCAAAGATGCTTACGGCCATAGTTGAGCAAGGCCTGAAACTGCCAAAGGATTGCCCGGAAAAGTGGGTTGTCGACTGCAAGAGCGTCGGCAACGGAGACAAGGCGATCATCTATCTCGGCAAATATCTCTACCGGGGCGTAATTCAGGAAAAGGATATCCTGAAGTGCGAAAACGGCATGGTTACCTTCAGGTATCTTCACGCCAAAACCGGCAAATACAGGTCCAGGGAGGTGACCGGAGAAGAATTCCTCTCTCTGCTCATGCTGCACGTCTTGCCCAAAGGGTTTCGCAGGGCACGCTGTTACGGTTTTCTGCATCCGTGCAGCAAAAAGCTCATCCGATTTCTCCAACTGGTGCTTAGGGTCAACCCGTTTACATTATTCAGTGCTGAGCAACCCAAAAAAGCTGCTATCATCTGCCCGAACTGCGGGGCGGAAATGAAAATCATTCGGACTAGGGTGAGGAAGCCGCCTCCTCTCCGGCCAGCTGTTTGCATCGCATAA
- a CDS encoding Vps62-related protein codes for MNKQEIAENWAPEVRFDSKEEYFCSSVFYYLEHVSLKWDQVGPDKTIYEAGKMNKNNIKKTLINCCEKKGVWPFQKKILSGDIHQGGDNKCTNFYLKNKNDTVKKGQDPERHSVPCYANFVEKNNSIEIQYWLFYPSNHKVAETHESDWEHVTVKLDKSGQQITEMYFSQHLGGGWINKEDIEFSEDGHPLVFCAKGTHASYHSASPSSLIDSADGKGKIWHTSKMVKIVGTKKHPTEGNEWLQYNGAWGRHFNIKHTGIPGPAYQKRWAAQ; via the coding sequence ATGAACAAACAAGAAATTGCAGAAAACTGGGCACCTGAGGTTAGATTTGACTCTAAAGAGGAGTATTTTTGTTCATCCGTTTTCTATTATCTCGAACATGTTTCGTTAAAATGGGACCAAGTAGGCCCTGACAAAACGATATATGAAGCCGGAAAAATGAATAAAAATAATATTAAAAAAACTTTAATTAATTGTTGTGAGAAAAAGGGTGTGTGGCCATTTCAAAAGAAAATTCTTTCAGGAGATATTCACCAGGGAGGGGACAATAAATGTACTAATTTTTACCTAAAAAACAAAAATGACACTGTAAAAAAAGGCCAGGATCCAGAAAGACATTCTGTACCCTGTTATGCGAATTTCGTTGAAAAAAATAATTCCATTGAAATCCAATACTGGTTGTTTTACCCATCAAACCATAAAGTAGCCGAAACACACGAATCGGACTGGGAACATGTCACTGTTAAACTGGATAAATCCGGCCAGCAAATCACAGAAATGTATTTTTCCCAACATCTTGGTGGGGGTTGGATTAATAAAGAAGATATAGAATTTTCGGAAGATGGGCATCCATTAGTTTTTTGTGCCAAAGGTACGCATGCATCATATCACTCAGCAAGCCCGTCTAGTCTTATAGATTCTGCGGATGGAAAAGGAAAAATTTGGCATACCAGTAAAATGGTAAAAATAGTCGGAACAAAAAAACATCCTACTGAAGGGAACGAATGGCTTCAGTATAATGGGGCTTGGGGGCGCCATTTTAATATAAAACATACAGGAATCCCCGGTCCAGCATACCAAAAAAGATGGGCCGCTCAATAG
- a CDS encoding integron integrase, producing MEQVHEVLRYHHYAYKTEQTYSQWILRYIHFFECKIHPAELGAGDVERFLSHLAVERKVSASTQRQALNALVFLYRDVFDMPLAEKIQPIRSKRKPNLPTVLGGEEIQRFFQQIKGTHALMAKLLYGSGLRLMECVRLRIMDVDFDRKRIRILGKGDKQRNTILAEPVVAELREHIDRVKLLHHNDLETGFGEVYIPEALARKYPAAARETRWQYVFPSQKRSVDPRSGQIRRHHVMESGLQKAVKRAAHRAGIDKRVTCHTLRHSFATAMLENGTNIRVLQELLGHADVKTTEIYTHVMDKDISRLSSPLEKLNI from the coding sequence ATGGAGCAAGTTCATGAAGTTCTTCGCTATCATCATTATGCCTATAAGACAGAGCAGACATACAGTCAGTGGATACTCCGCTACATTCATTTTTTTGAGTGCAAGATTCATCCTGCCGAACTCGGGGCTGGCGATGTTGAACGCTTCCTCTCTCATCTTGCTGTGGAACGTAAAGTATCCGCATCTACCCAGCGTCAGGCCTTGAACGCCCTCGTTTTTCTTTACCGGGATGTTTTTGATATGCCCTTGGCTGAAAAAATTCAGCCCATCCGCTCAAAAAGAAAGCCCAACCTGCCCACCGTCCTTGGAGGAGAAGAAATACAGCGTTTTTTCCAGCAGATAAAGGGAACGCATGCTCTGATGGCTAAGCTCCTCTACGGTTCCGGGCTGCGTCTTATGGAGTGTGTGCGGTTACGGATTATGGATGTTGATTTTGATCGAAAACGGATTCGTATTTTGGGAAAAGGAGATAAGCAACGTAATACGATTCTCGCTGAACCTGTCGTTGCGGAACTGAGGGAGCATATTGATCGTGTGAAGCTTTTGCACCACAACGATTTGGAAACAGGCTTTGGTGAAGTGTATATCCCGGAGGCGTTGGCGCGTAAATATCCTGCCGCTGCACGGGAAACCCGCTGGCAGTATGTTTTTCCCTCCCAAAAACGATCTGTCGATCCACGCTCGGGACAAATACGACGTCATCACGTTATGGAGTCAGGTTTACAAAAAGCTGTCAAACGGGCAGCGCATAGAGCTGGAATTGACAAACGGGTCACCTGTCATACCTTGCGCCATAGCTTTGCCACAGCTATGCTGGAAAACGGCACCAATATTCGGGTGCTTCAGGAGCTTCTGGGCCACGCCGATGTGAAAACCACAGAAATATACACCCATGTTATGGATAAAGACATCTCTCGCCTGTCAAGTCCGCTGGAGAAGTTGAACATATAA